From the genome of Edaphobacter dinghuensis, one region includes:
- the rplB gene encoding 50S ribosomal protein L2, whose amino-acid sequence MPIKSFRPITPSLRFATKLVNDDLTTDKPHKPLLKVKQRTGGRNSSGALTMRHHGGGHKQKLRIVDFKREKYGIPGTVATIEYDPNRSSRIALISYADGEKRYIIQPVGLKVGQSIMSGPEADILVGNALPLKNIPIGTIVHNIELRPGKGAQMARSAGAQVNLIAKEGEYALLKLPSGETRKVLVECMATIGQVGNTDHENVTIGKAGRNRWKGIRPANRGVSMNPVDHPHGGGEGKTSGGRHPVTPWGQPTRGYKTRNNKRTDVFIVNRRSK is encoded by the coding sequence ATGCCGATCAAATCATTTCGACCGATTACTCCATCACTCCGCTTCGCGACGAAGCTGGTCAACGACGACCTGACGACGGACAAGCCGCATAAGCCGCTACTTAAGGTTAAGCAGCGCACCGGCGGACGTAACAGCTCCGGTGCCCTGACCATGCGTCATCACGGCGGCGGCCACAAGCAGAAGCTACGCATTGTGGACTTCAAGCGCGAGAAGTACGGTATTCCGGGTACGGTTGCTACCATCGAGTACGATCCGAACCGCAGCTCGCGCATCGCCCTTATCAGCTATGCCGATGGCGAGAAGCGCTACATCATTCAGCCGGTTGGCTTGAAGGTTGGCCAGTCGATCATGAGCGGCCCCGAGGCCGATATCCTGGTTGGCAATGCTCTGCCGCTCAAGAACATCCCGATCGGTACGATCGTGCACAACATTGAGCTTCGCCCTGGTAAGGGCGCGCAGATGGCACGCTCGGCAGGCGCTCAGGTCAACCTGATTGCGAAGGAAGGCGAATATGCTCTCCTGAAGCTGCCCTCCGGCGAGACCCGCAAGGTGCTGGTCGAGTGCATGGCGACGATTGGCCAAGTTGGCAACACCGATCATGAGAATGTCACCATCGGCAAGGCCGGGCGCAACCGCTGGAAGGGAATCCGTCCTGCAAACCGTGGTGTCTCGATGAACCCGGTCGACCACCCGCACGGTGGTGGTGAAGGTAAGACATCAGGCGGACGTCACCCGGTCACTCCGTGGGGCCAGCCGACACGTGGTTACAAGACCCGTAACAACAAGCGGACCGACGTATTTATCGTCAACCGCCGCAGCAAGTAG
- the rplD gene encoding 50S ribosomal protein L4 — translation MANINVVNLGGTKVGEFELVDEVFAGEINDALLWESVKHYRAALRQGTAATKNRKLVSGAGKKLWKQKGTGRARVGSIRTPLWRGGGTVHGPQPRSYEYAFPQKKLMGALRSAIAAKIADGKFTVVDSFEVPEAKTKLFRTALNKLEAGKTTLLVESSRKLDEKLYLGSRNLEGVELVLSSEVHPYDLLRYEHAVFSKDAIEALQETLKKFVSKRSKAAAQKEVA, via the coding sequence ATGGCAAACATCAACGTAGTAAATCTCGGTGGAACCAAGGTCGGTGAGTTCGAACTCGTCGACGAGGTCTTCGCAGGCGAGATCAACGACGCGCTCCTCTGGGAGTCGGTCAAGCACTATCGTGCTGCGCTCCGTCAGGGAACCGCTGCCACCAAGAACCGCAAGCTCGTCTCGGGCGCCGGTAAGAAGCTCTGGAAGCAGAAGGGAACTGGTCGCGCTCGCGTCGGCTCGATCCGCACTCCGCTCTGGCGCGGCGGCGGTACGGTCCATGGACCTCAGCCCCGCAGCTATGAGTATGCCTTCCCGCAGAAGAAGCTGATGGGCGCGCTCCGCTCGGCCATCGCTGCCAAGATTGCGGACGGTAAGTTCACGGTTGTGGATTCTTTTGAAGTTCCTGAAGCCAAGACCAAGCTCTTCCGCACGGCGCTGAACAAGCTCGAAGCAGGCAAGACGACTCTGCTGGTTGAGAGCAGCCGTAAGCTCGACGAAAAGCTGTACCTCGGCTCGCGCAACCTCGAAGGCGTTGAGCTTGTGCTCAGCTCTGAGGTTCACCCCTACGACCTGCTCCGCTACGAGCATGCCGTCTTCTCGAAGGATGCCATTGAGGCCCTGCAGGAGACGCTCAAGAAGTTTGTATCGAAGCGCAGCAAAGCCGCTGCCCAGAAGGAGGTTGCGTAA
- a CDS encoding 50S ribosomal protein L23, translating to MPTLYTVIRRPLITEKGMGVKETQNTLVFEVAVKATKTEVKQAVETLFKVKVSGVRTATVEGKERRRGKFAGYRSDWKKAYVRLKEGEKMPDYINSL from the coding sequence ATGCCAACCCTCTATACCGTAATTCGCCGCCCTCTCATTACCGAGAAGGGAATGGGCGTCAAAGAGACCCAGAACACGCTCGTCTTTGAGGTTGCCGTCAAGGCCACCAAGACCGAAGTCAAGCAGGCTGTCGAGACCCTCTTCAAGGTGAAGGTCTCGGGAGTCCGTACCGCAACCGTTGAAGGTAAGGAGCGCCGCCGTGGCAAGTTCGCCGGCTATCGCTCTGACTGGAAGAAGGCTTACGTTCGCCTCAAAGAGGGCGAGAAGATGCCGGACTACATCAACAGCCTCTAA